One genomic region from Haloprofundus salinisoli encodes:
- a CDS encoding ABC transporter substrate-binding protein, protein MTKDNNSQLINRRRMLQGLGVAGIASVAGCSGGGGGDDTGGNQSGDGNQSGGGSGDGQASQGGQLKMGLVKSPLEFDPIMLNDVPSQQVAQNIFEGLYEYNESTGLVPALAAGEPEVNGDGTQYTVQIAENATFQNGDPVTSEDVKYSFEAPVNEETQNASEVNMVESIDTPDEKTAVFNLKYPYGAFETTLAWSIVPKSVRENDKDAFNTSKPVGSGPFQFDDWQEGQFVRISRYDDYWGDQMPNLAQVEFVPVEEATTRVTTLRNGENDIIEEIPPQLYSSVEQIQDASIDEVPGIGYFYMAFNCAEGPTTDPKVREAVDYCFDMDQAVSNFVEPTGLRQYSPLPQALADEWGFDVSQWEQIPHGKDIEQAQQLFEEAGVSQDYSWRIIVPPDDKREQIGTTVSNGLQEAGFNAEVQRLDWGAFLDQYVSGSEDDYNMYTLGWSGTPDPDAFTYYMFGATEDTLGVTDGTFYHDSSDRAAEATQKFVQAREMADQEQRKQLYTEGITTVLEDRAHLPAYNLKNSYGVKDYVNDFTSHPVDSFHLSSNHNNVSVDK, encoded by the coding sequence ATGACGAAAGATAACAACTCCCAACTGATCAACCGACGTCGGATGCTGCAGGGTCTCGGCGTCGCAGGTATCGCAAGCGTAGCAGGCTGCTCAGGCGGCGGTGGCGGCGACGACACCGGCGGTAACCAGAGCGGCGACGGCAACCAGAGCGGTGGCGGCTCCGGCGACGGACAGGCCTCCCAAGGCGGTCAGCTCAAGATGGGTCTCGTCAAGAGTCCCCTCGAGTTCGACCCCATCATGCTCAACGACGTTCCCTCCCAGCAGGTCGCACAGAACATCTTCGAGGGCCTCTACGAGTACAACGAGTCGACCGGTCTCGTCCCCGCGCTCGCGGCCGGCGAACCGGAAGTCAACGGCGACGGTACGCAGTATACGGTCCAGATCGCCGAGAACGCGACGTTCCAGAACGGTGACCCCGTCACCTCCGAGGACGTGAAGTACTCCTTCGAGGCACCGGTCAACGAGGAGACGCAGAACGCCTCCGAGGTGAACATGGTCGAGTCCATCGACACGCCCGACGAGAAGACGGCCGTCTTCAACCTCAAGTACCCCTACGGCGCGTTCGAGACGACGCTCGCGTGGAGCATCGTCCCGAAGTCGGTCCGCGAGAACGACAAAGACGCGTTCAACACGAGCAAGCCCGTCGGCTCCGGTCCGTTCCAGTTCGACGACTGGCAGGAAGGCCAGTTCGTCCGTATCAGCCGCTACGACGACTACTGGGGCGACCAGATGCCGAACCTCGCCCAAGTCGAGTTCGTCCCCGTCGAGGAGGCGACGACCCGCGTGACGACGCTTCGCAACGGCGAGAACGACATCATCGAGGAGATCCCGCCGCAGCTGTACTCCTCGGTCGAACAGATTCAGGACGCCAGCATCGACGAAGTGCCGGGTATCGGTTACTTCTACATGGCGTTCAACTGCGCGGAAGGTCCGACGACGGACCCCAAAGTCCGCGAAGCGGTCGACTACTGCTTCGACATGGACCAGGCGGTCTCGAACTTCGTCGAGCCGACCGGTCTCCGGCAGTACAGCCCGCTCCCGCAGGCGCTCGCCGACGAGTGGGGCTTCGACGTCAGTCAGTGGGAGCAGATCCCGCACGGCAAGGACATCGAGCAGGCCCAACAGCTCTTCGAGGAGGCCGGCGTCAGCCAGGACTACTCGTGGCGCATCATCGTCCCGCCGGACGACAAGCGTGAACAGATCGGCACGACGGTGTCGAACGGGCTGCAGGAAGCCGGCTTCAACGCCGAAGTCCAGCGGCTCGACTGGGGTGCCTTCCTCGACCAGTACGTCTCCGGCAGCGAGGACGACTACAACATGTACACGCTCGGGTGGTCCGGCACGCCCGACCCCGACGCGTTCACCTACTACATGTTCGGCGCGACCGAGGACACCCTCGGCGTCACCGACGGGACGTTCTACCACGACTCCAGCGACCGCGCGGCGGAGGCGACCCAGAAGTTCGTCCAGGCCCGCGAGATGGCCGACCAGGAGCAGCGCAAACAGCTGTACACCGAAGGGATCACGACGGTCCTCGAAGACCGCGCGCACCTGCCGGCGTACAACCTCAAGAACAGCTACGGCGTGAAAGACTACGTCAACGACTTCACGTCGCACCCGGTGGACAGCTTCCACCTCTCGTCGAACCACAACAACGTCTCGGTCGACAAGTAG
- a CDS encoding ABC transporter permease, which yields MSRLRYTIGRLLQAVPVLLGVVTITFLLTDAIPGDPVSIMLGPSPSAQQAEAIRAKFGLDQPLYVRYFNYLFDVIRLDLGESLYYSVPVTQKIMERLPVTMLLIVSSFSFALATAVPLGVISAKRRNKPADHVSRVVALLGVSTPSFWIGLMLIIIFSYNLNVLPATSLVMPWAAPATVDGASNQIDVIITAIQHLILPTITLGTLQMAAFTRIERSSMLEVLGEEYVKLARAYGVSEGKILRKHAFRNAQLPLITIVGLQLTTALGGAVLTETVFSINGMGRLVITAIQNQDFLLVMGTTLMFGVVFVVGVIITDLSYAYVDPRVSFDGGD from the coding sequence ATGAGTAGACTCAGATACACGATCGGTCGGCTCCTCCAGGCGGTCCCCGTCCTGCTCGGAGTCGTGACTATTACGTTCCTTTTGACCGATGCGATCCCGGGGGACCCGGTGAGCATCATGCTCGGCCCGTCGCCGAGTGCACAGCAGGCCGAAGCCATCCGAGCGAAGTTCGGCCTCGACCAACCACTGTACGTTCGGTACTTCAACTACCTCTTCGACGTTATCCGCCTCGACCTCGGTGAGAGCCTCTACTACAGCGTACCCGTGACGCAGAAGATCATGGAGCGTCTGCCCGTGACGATGCTGCTCATAGTGTCGAGCTTCTCGTTCGCGCTCGCTACCGCGGTGCCGCTGGGGGTCATTTCCGCGAAGCGTCGGAACAAGCCTGCCGACCACGTCTCGCGCGTCGTCGCCCTGCTGGGCGTCAGCACGCCGTCCTTTTGGATCGGCCTGATGCTCATCATCATCTTCTCGTACAACCTCAACGTGCTTCCGGCGACGAGTCTGGTGATGCCGTGGGCCGCCCCAGCGACGGTCGACGGGGCGTCTAATCAGATAGACGTCATCATCACCGCCATTCAACATCTGATACTGCCGACCATCACGCTCGGCACGCTCCAGATGGCGGCGTTCACCCGCATCGAGCGCTCCTCGATGCTCGAAGTGCTGGGCGAAGAGTACGTCAAACTCGCCCGCGCGTACGGCGTCAGCGAGGGGAAAATTCTCCGCAAGCACGCCTTCCGCAACGCACAGCTCCCGCTCATCACCATCGTCGGTCTCCAACTGACGACGGCGCTGGGCGGCGCTGTCCTGACCGAGACCGTCTTCTCCATCAACGGAATGGGACGGCTCGTCATTACGGCGATTCAGAACCAGGACTTCCTCTTGGTGATGGGGACGACGCTGATGTTCGGTGTCGTCTTCGTCGTCGGCGTCATCATCACGGACCTCTCGTATGCGTACGTCGACCCGAGAGTCTCCTTCGACGGAGGTGACTGA
- a CDS encoding carboxylate--amine ligase — translation MDEGCGTKESALIPTGLGPSRTYPTIRSLGRRGINTIVASEHDNPPVFASRHCGERLSVPAPEVDLVGYKNALLGLASRPDVRTIVPSREEDAYVLSRYRDEFDEVVDMVVPSFEVLQRSQDRLQLTAAAEKAGVPVPETRLLSEVDDWEPELIIKSRYNLLADGYVDGYAPEESSKVKSIKHLSPGEHPDVDAILEEMEHDPIVQEYVASSDEYMFAGLYDHGEPLATFQHRQIRGDSYVGGGGVYRKSVYIEELEQVANDLLSQLDWHGLACVEYMRDAETGEFKLTEINPRMWQSLPATVHAGADFPYYYWQAATGQADRIDPGYDIDSGSHSLRGELGYVLSLFRDESPHVERPSLGATARELLSSFCEDPYFDYTHVDDLGLFVSGANRMLRNRLRSSG, via the coding sequence ATGGACGAAGGCTGTGGGACGAAGGAATCGGCGTTGATTCCCACCGGACTCGGACCGTCGCGTACGTATCCGACGATACGGTCGCTCGGACGTCGGGGGATCAACACCATCGTCGCGTCGGAGCACGACAACCCACCGGTGTTCGCCTCTCGGCACTGCGGGGAGCGCCTCTCGGTCCCGGCCCCGGAGGTCGACCTCGTCGGTTACAAAAACGCCCTTCTGGGTCTCGCGTCGCGGCCGGACGTTCGGACCATCGTCCCGTCACGCGAAGAGGACGCGTACGTCCTCTCGCGCTACAGAGACGAGTTCGACGAAGTCGTCGACATGGTCGTGCCCTCGTTCGAGGTGCTCCAACGTTCGCAGGACAGGCTTCAGTTGACCGCCGCCGCGGAGAAAGCGGGCGTGCCGGTGCCGGAGACGCGACTGCTCAGCGAGGTGGACGACTGGGAGCCCGAACTGATCATCAAATCCCGGTACAACCTCCTCGCGGACGGCTACGTCGACGGGTACGCGCCGGAGGAATCCTCGAAAGTCAAGAGCATCAAACATCTCTCGCCGGGCGAACATCCCGACGTCGACGCCATCCTCGAGGAGATGGAACACGACCCCATCGTCCAGGAGTACGTGGCGAGCTCCGACGAGTACATGTTCGCCGGACTGTACGACCACGGCGAACCGCTGGCGACGTTCCAGCACCGCCAGATTCGGGGCGACTCCTACGTCGGCGGCGGCGGCGTCTACCGGAAGTCCGTCTACATCGAGGAGCTCGAACAGGTGGCGAACGACCTGCTGAGCCAGCTCGACTGGCACGGCCTCGCGTGCGTGGAGTATATGCGTGACGCCGAGACCGGCGAGTTCAAACTTACCGAGATAAACCCGCGAATGTGGCAGTCGCTCCCGGCGACGGTCCACGCGGGCGCGGACTTCCCGTACTACTACTGGCAGGCGGCGACCGGCCAAGCCGACCGTATCGACCCGGGATACGACATCGACAGCGGGAGTCACTCGCTCCGGGGCGAGCTCGGCTACGTACTCAGCCTCTTTCGAGACGAGTCCCCGCACGTGGAACGACCGTCGCTCGGCGCGACGGCCAGAGAGCTGCTCTCGTCGTTCTGCGAGGACCCGTATTTCGACTACACGCACGTCGACGACCTCGGCCTGTTCGTCAGCGGTGCGAACCGGATGCTCCGAAACCGACTCCGAAGCTCCGGCTGA
- a CDS encoding ABC transporter permease, with protein sequence MAPDTSTPQKIDGPDGGAADEPQDDEFEARVGLWYTVSQIKRDPTALTGLVIVAIMTAIALFAYVDGVFLDFWFAETFWYHPNRDPSQAEILLPPYGLTNEIYPMTPGTLEHPLGTDHRGRDIAVRLFYGTRIAITVGIVSTGIALVLGTLVGAVAGYYGGWIDDALMRAAETLFAIPFLVLVIAFMAAFGRNLTFAMVGVGIATIPTFARLIRSRVLSVREEDYIEAARAAGVRDRNIILRHIVPNSFAPVLVQATLQVGINILIIAGLSFLGYGAQPPTPSWGQMLSASRQYLLPDPWFSIWPGIAILITVVGFNLVGDGLRDALDPRINN encoded by the coding sequence ATGGCACCCGACACATCTACTCCACAGAAAATCGACGGCCCGGACGGTGGCGCGGCCGACGAACCGCAGGACGACGAGTTCGAGGCCCGCGTCGGCCTCTGGTACACCGTCTCGCAGATCAAACGCGACCCGACGGCGCTGACCGGGCTAGTCATCGTCGCGATCATGACCGCCATCGCGCTGTTCGCGTACGTCGACGGCGTCTTCCTCGACTTCTGGTTCGCGGAGACGTTCTGGTACCACCCCAACCGGGACCCCTCGCAGGCGGAGATTCTGCTCCCGCCGTACGGGCTAACTAACGAGATCTACCCGATGACGCCCGGAACGCTCGAACACCCGCTCGGCACCGACCACCGCGGCCGTGACATCGCCGTCCGCCTGTTCTACGGCACGCGCATCGCCATCACGGTCGGCATCGTCTCCACCGGCATCGCGCTGGTGCTGGGGACGCTCGTCGGCGCGGTCGCCGGCTACTACGGCGGCTGGATCGACGACGCGCTGATGCGCGCCGCCGAGACCCTGTTCGCCATCCCGTTTCTCGTGCTCGTTATCGCGTTCATGGCCGCCTTCGGGCGCAACCTCACGTTCGCGATGGTCGGCGTCGGCATCGCCACGATTCCGACGTTCGCACGCCTCATCCGCTCGCGGGTGCTGAGCGTCCGCGAGGAAGATTACATCGAGGCGGCGAGAGCCGCTGGCGTACGCGACAGAAACATCATCCTCAGACACATCGTCCCGAACAGTTTCGCGCCGGTACTCGTGCAGGCGACGCTGCAGGTCGGCATCAACATCCTCATCATCGCCGGTCTCTCGTTTCTCGGCTACGGCGCACAGCCCCCGACGCCCTCGTGGGGGCAGATGCTCTCGGCGTCCCGGCAGTACCTGCTGCCGGACCCGTGGTTCAGCATCTGGCCCGGCATCGCTATCCTCATCACGGTGGTCGGCTTCAACCTCGTCGGTGACGGCCTGAGAGACGCACTCGACCCACGGATCAACAACTGA
- a CDS encoding CHY zinc finger protein — translation MPPRRDGAGGSELDDRFDVPLRGVGVDAETRCEHYDTDQDVIAIEFPCCGVYHPCFECHEALADHDPRRWPADQFDEPAVLCGVCGERLSVAAYLDSDHTCPACAAAFNPGCASHAHLYFDTE, via the coding sequence ATGCCCCCGAGACGAGACGGTGCCGGGGGCAGCGAGCTCGACGACCGGTTCGACGTCCCCCTCCGCGGCGTCGGCGTCGACGCCGAGACGCGGTGCGAGCACTACGACACCGACCAGGACGTCATCGCTATCGAGTTCCCGTGCTGCGGCGTTTACCACCCGTGTTTCGAGTGCCACGAAGCGCTCGCAGACCACGACCCGCGGCGGTGGCCCGCCGACCAGTTCGACGAACCCGCGGTGCTGTGTGGCGTCTGCGGAGAACGTCTCTCGGTCGCGGCGTACCTCGACTCCGACCACACCTGCCCCGCCTGTGCGGCGGCGTTCAACCCTGGGTGTGCCTCGCATGCGCACCTGTACTTCGACACGGAGTGA
- the tgtA gene encoding tRNA guanosine(15) transglycosylase TgtA, with translation MRDCFEQRQGDTAGRIGQLTVPRAGVTVETPALLPVVNPNVQTIPPARLESEFGAEILITNSYIIRKTADLRERALDVGLHEMLGFSGAIMTDSGSFQLAEYGDIDVTTTEILQFQRDIGSDIGTPVDVPTPPDVPREQVEDELELTEQALADAEAFDAGEMLVNAPVQGSTYPDLRERAARHADATTLDVFPVGAVVPLMNAYRYDDMVDAVAAAKRGLGADCPVHLFGAGHPMMFALAVAMGCDLFDSAAYALYARDGRYLTVRGTEHLEELDYFPCSCPVCSSHTPDEVRNASDADTERLLAEHNLHVTFAEIRRIKQAVRAGNLLELVEVRARGHPAMLDGYRALLDHADQLEESDPAAKGSFFHVSHESAKRPEVRRHHRRLARLDLAEYGDVLLTEGGTPSESEYDAVWKVVPPFGPFPGALSDTYPLNAQVPSRLDDAARRAAAEGVAALVAENPEVSFTLAHDDWTAAALETVPESVTLEPLSGVVGDESTLSGDETAELDD, from the coding sequence ATGCGCGACTGTTTCGAGCAGCGGCAGGGTGACACGGCCGGACGCATCGGCCAACTCACCGTGCCGCGCGCCGGGGTGACCGTCGAGACGCCGGCGCTTCTTCCCGTCGTCAACCCCAACGTCCAGACGATTCCGCCCGCCCGACTCGAATCCGAGTTCGGCGCGGAGATTCTCATCACCAACTCCTACATCATCCGCAAGACCGCGGACCTCCGCGAACGGGCGCTTGACGTGGGTCTCCACGAGATGCTCGGCTTCTCGGGTGCGATCATGACCGACTCGGGGTCGTTCCAGTTGGCCGAGTACGGCGACATCGACGTGACGACGACCGAGATTCTGCAGTTCCAGAGGGATATCGGGTCGGACATCGGCACGCCCGTCGACGTCCCGACGCCGCCGGACGTTCCCCGCGAACAGGTCGAAGACGAACTCGAACTCACGGAACAAGCACTCGCTGACGCCGAGGCGTTCGACGCGGGCGAGATGCTCGTCAACGCGCCCGTCCAGGGATCGACGTACCCCGACCTCAGAGAGCGCGCCGCCCGTCACGCCGACGCGACGACGCTCGACGTGTTCCCCGTCGGGGCGGTCGTTCCGCTGATGAACGCCTACCGCTACGACGACATGGTCGACGCCGTCGCCGCCGCCAAGCGGGGCCTCGGGGCGGACTGCCCGGTCCACCTCTTCGGCGCGGGCCACCCGATGATGTTCGCGCTCGCCGTCGCCATGGGCTGTGACCTCTTCGACTCCGCCGCCTACGCGCTGTACGCCCGCGACGGCCGCTATCTCACCGTCCGCGGCACCGAACATCTCGAAGAGCTCGACTACTTCCCGTGTTCGTGTCCGGTCTGTTCGTCGCACACGCCCGACGAGGTCCGAAACGCCAGCGACGCCGACACCGAGCGACTGCTCGCCGAGCACAACCTCCACGTGACGTTCGCGGAGATCCGCCGCATCAAGCAGGCCGTTCGCGCGGGCAACCTCCTCGAACTCGTCGAAGTCCGCGCCCGGGGTCACCCGGCGATGCTCGACGGCTACCGCGCGCTTCTCGACCACGCCGACCAGTTAGAGGAGTCCGACCCCGCCGCGAAAGGGTCGTTCTTCCACGTCTCCCACGAGAGCGCGAAGCGACCCGAAGTTCGTCGACACCACCGTCGTCTGGCCCGCCTGGACCTCGCGGAGTACGGCGACGTGCTGCTGACCGAGGGCGGGACGCCCTCCGAGAGCGAGTACGACGCCGTCTGGAAGGTCGTCCCCCCCTTCGGCCCGTTCCCGGGCGCGCTCTCGGATACGTACCCGCTGAACGCACAGGTCCCGAGCCGACTCGACGACGCGGCCCGGCGAGCGGCCGCCGAGGGCGTCGCGGCGCTCGTCGCCGAGAATCCCGAGGTGTCGTTCACGCTCGCCCACGACGACTGGACCGCCGCGGCGCTCGAAACGGTCCCCGAGTCGGTGACGCTCGAACCGCTGTCTGGCGTCGTCGGCGACGAGTCGACCCTATCCGGCGACGAAACGGCTGAACTCGACGATTGA
- the trmY gene encoding tRNA (pseudouridine(54)-N(1))-methyltransferase TrmY, which produces MRQFVIIGHDAPTTSEFSLDDIAGGAGRLDVLCRCVNSAFFLSHAIREDVRTHLVLGDEYTVRFEGSELRRLNPDERSTAALIRKALDAREEAIGHMPAESSPGVSLYRMGFEATLDAVAAESTVMQLHEGGTPVVDVDPPENPAFVLSDHHDFTDEEASLLDAVADERVRLGPRVLHADHAITVAHSYLDTEGYSRY; this is translated from the coding sequence ATGCGTCAGTTCGTCATTATCGGGCACGACGCCCCCACGACCTCGGAGTTCTCGCTGGACGACATCGCCGGCGGCGCGGGTCGTCTTGACGTCCTCTGTCGGTGCGTCAACTCCGCGTTCTTCCTCTCGCACGCGATCCGTGAGGACGTCCGGACCCACCTCGTCCTCGGCGACGAGTACACGGTTCGCTTCGAGGGCTCCGAACTCCGGCGGTTGAATCCCGACGAGCGGAGCACCGCGGCGTTGATTCGGAAGGCGCTCGACGCACGCGAGGAAGCTATCGGACACATGCCCGCCGAGAGCAGCCCGGGCGTCTCGCTCTACCGTATGGGGTTCGAGGCGACGCTCGACGCCGTCGCCGCCGAGTCGACGGTGATGCAACTCCACGAGGGCGGCACCCCCGTCGTCGACGTCGACCCGCCCGAAAACCCCGCGTTCGTCCTCTCGGATCACCACGACTTCACCGACGAGGAGGCGTCGCTTCTCGACGCCGTCGCGGACGAACGCGTGCGTCTCGGACCGAGAGTCCTCCACGCCGACCACGCCATCACCGTGGCGCACAGCTACCTCGACACCGAGGGCTACTCCCGATACTGA
- a CDS encoding NUDIX hydrolase: MNDDDADAGTAHDPDRLEWETTDSRIDYSCPGFDIRMDDVRLPDGTKTEFHYVDEPPAVVILPFTPDGDVVLVEEWRQAVDHVNRGLPAGGTEPEDDNLTTAARRELAEETGYEAQSMERFYVAEPANGIANSVHHYFVARGCEPSAEQELDFNESIRPTRMGYEELLAAVVDNEIRDGRTSLGVLQYELARP; the protein is encoded by the coding sequence GTGAACGACGACGACGCAGACGCCGGCACCGCCCACGACCCGGACCGCCTCGAATGGGAGACGACGGACTCCCGAATCGACTACTCCTGTCCGGGGTTCGACATCCGCATGGACGACGTCCGCCTGCCCGACGGGACGAAGACGGAGTTCCACTACGTCGACGAACCGCCCGCCGTCGTGATTCTCCCCTTTACCCCCGACGGCGACGTCGTGCTCGTAGAGGAGTGGCGGCAGGCGGTCGACCACGTCAACCGCGGGCTCCCGGCGGGCGGCACCGAACCCGAAGACGACAACCTGACGACCGCCGCGCGCCGCGAGCTCGCAGAGGAGACGGGGTACGAAGCCCAGTCGATGGAGCGATTCTACGTTGCCGAGCCCGCAAACGGCATCGCCAACTCGGTCCACCACTACTTCGTCGCCCGCGGCTGCGAACCGTCCGCCGAGCAGGAACTGGATTTCAACGAGAGCATCCGTCCGACGAGGATGGGTTACGAGGAGCTTCTGGCGGCCGTCGTCGACAACGAGATTCGAGACGGCCGCACGTCGCTCGGCGTGTTGCAATACGAACTCGCGCGTCCGTAG
- a CDS encoding arylsulfotransferase family protein: protein MVTKRTSATLVLAGVALFVGMVVVSAATAPTIGATQSHDSSSNETVRTLVGSQGGGPGLHDYGSVYLLEDGEVAWRLDDADSYFDVTMLDNGSVMAGFMDSGYTDCGPYESPCTHTGFRIIDPGESPEVVSEFSFPVRTRANSEVHDVELLPSGEFLVSDMEYERIMTVRGGEITWQWNASSIYTDGPDDPTREDWLHINDVDHLGDDRYLVSVRNANQLVIVERGEGVVEIINEDPNPEDGRVGDPSVLNRQHNPQWLNKNTILVADSENGRVVELQRGDGDVSASNGSGGSSRAERSDGEWTVGWELSEAEGVAFAWPRDADRLENGNTLITDSANQRIVEVNESGETVWSVRTQYIPYEAERLPEGETVGGQPYSTDAGSPAGVASGDVPGISFLLQVLRTSMPLPFWVTELHLVVTLVSLGLVSAGLGTAARSAFAARRRN, encoded by the coding sequence ATGGTTACGAAACGCACGAGTGCCACCCTCGTTCTCGCGGGTGTCGCACTCTTCGTCGGGATGGTCGTCGTCAGCGCCGCTACTGCACCGACGATCGGCGCGACGCAGAGTCACGACAGCAGTTCGAACGAGACGGTACGGACCCTGGTCGGTTCGCAGGGCGGCGGACCGGGCCTGCACGACTACGGCAGCGTCTACCTGCTCGAAGACGGGGAGGTCGCTTGGCGACTCGACGACGCAGACAGCTACTTCGACGTGACGATGCTCGACAACGGGAGCGTCATGGCGGGCTTCATGGACAGCGGATACACCGATTGCGGCCCCTACGAGTCGCCGTGTACCCACACCGGCTTCCGAATCATCGACCCCGGCGAGAGTCCGGAAGTCGTCAGCGAGTTCAGTTTTCCCGTGCGCACGCGCGCGAACAGTGAAGTCCACGACGTCGAACTGCTCCCCTCCGGCGAGTTCCTCGTCAGCGACATGGAGTACGAACGCATCATGACCGTCCGGGGCGGCGAGATAACGTGGCAGTGGAACGCCAGCAGCATCTACACGGACGGTCCCGACGACCCGACGCGCGAGGACTGGCTCCACATCAACGACGTCGACCACCTCGGCGACGACCGCTACCTCGTCTCGGTCCGCAACGCGAACCAACTGGTCATCGTCGAACGCGGCGAGGGCGTCGTCGAGATAATCAACGAGGACCCGAACCCCGAGGATGGCCGCGTCGGCGACCCGTCGGTGCTGAACCGCCAGCACAACCCGCAGTGGTTGAACAAGAACACGATACTCGTCGCCGACTCCGAGAACGGTCGCGTCGTCGAACTCCAGCGCGGCGACGGCGACGTCTCCGCGAGCAACGGGAGCGGAGGCTCGTCGCGAGCGGAGCGAAGTGACGGCGAGTGGACCGTCGGGTGGGAGCTCTCCGAAGCCGAGGGCGTCGCCTTCGCGTGGCCGCGAGACGCCGACCGCCTCGAAAACGGCAACACGCTCATCACCGACTCCGCGAACCAGCGCATCGTCGAGGTCAACGAGTCCGGCGAGACCGTCTGGAGCGTCCGGACGCAGTACATCCCCTACGAGGCCGAGCGTCTCCCCGAGGGCGAAACGGTCGGCGGACAGCCGTACAGTACCGATGCGGGCAGTCCCGCCGGCGTCGCCTCCGGCGACGTCCCCGGCATCTCGTTTCTCCTGCAGGTGCTCCGCACCAGCATGCCGCTTCCGTTCTGGGTAACCGAACTACACCTCGTCGTCACGCTGGTCTCTCTGGGCCTCGTGTCCGCCGGTCTCGGGACGGCGGCCCGTTCGGCGTTCGCGGCGCGGCGACGCAACTGA